The Nitrososphaerales archaeon genome has a segment encoding these proteins:
- the artG gene encoding thaumarchaeosortase: protein MEEKLVKDNNVFAKYSSVIVTILLVTPIIYTFAIAPDTFNMSWNEGRGGFLFALAFVGAELIGTKFEISKRRFYAVLPITVATMAYFTLLDLGLRSSIMDAASSYNVRLIDSWTWMWDFIVMATYIASALTVLYGRNWLKIAPAGPIYLFGSAIILSLDAFFPYDTLGPLQFFVPYMLQIDAWLVNTTGFGHAFTRDNVIVLQGQHGSMALQVFWPSAGVHSMIIYTLVMLAFLLKMNIQPKRKVMYFFIGAAGTVTVNMIRIFALSLFGLLVSTNAAEFEEFHSIAGEIMFLPWLATYLFIVMYVEGKRMKKLCENR from the coding sequence ATGGAAGAGAAACTCGTTAAAGATAACAATGTATTTGCAAAGTATAGCAGTGTTATCGTAACGATACTTCTTGTAACTCCAATTATCTATACCTTTGCTATCGCGCCAGATACCTTTAATATGAGCTGGAATGAGGGTCGTGGTGGATTTCTTTTTGCTCTTGCCTTCGTAGGCGCGGAATTGATCGGTACGAAATTTGAAATCAGCAAACGACGGTTCTATGCGGTTCTTCCTATTACTGTTGCAACTATGGCTTATTTTACATTATTGGATCTTGGTCTACGTTCCAGTATAATGGATGCTGCCTCTTCATACAATGTCAGATTGATAGATAGCTGGACTTGGATGTGGGATTTCATAGTAATGGCTACATACATAGCTTCTGCATTAACAGTCTTATATGGTAGGAATTGGTTAAAGATCGCACCTGCTGGGCCCATATACCTGTTTGGTAGTGCAATCATCCTTTCACTAGATGCTTTCTTCCCATACGATACTCTAGGACCTTTGCAATTCTTTGTACCATACATGTTGCAAATAGATGCTTGGCTCGTAAACACAACTGGATTTGGACATGCTTTTACCAGAGACAATGTGATAGTACTACAAGGGCAGCACGGTTCAATGGCACTACAAGTCTTCTGGCCATCTGCCGGTGTGCACAGCATGATCATCTACACACTTGTTATGCTGGCATTCTTGTTGAAGATGAATATTCAGCCAAAGAGAAAGGTGATGTACTTCTTCATTGGTGCAGCTGGAACCGTGACGGTGAATATGATAAGGATATTTGCCTTGTCTTTGTTTGGACTCTTGGTTAGTACTAACGCTGCAGAGTTTGAAGAGTTTCACTCAATTGCAGGCGAAATAATGTTTCTTCCGTGGCTTGCGACCTACCTTTTCATTGTAATGTATGTTGAAGGTAAGCGGATGAAGAAACTATGCGAAAACAGGTGA
- a CDS encoding response regulator: MKILIAEDENDIAIPYRIALEKRSHDVVMTSNGEDCLMTYYEALRRVSKRNSSPFDVVVLDYRMPKMDGMEVAKAILRVNPHQRIIFASAYVKDTLVDSVKQLKQVVELIQKPFELDALINTIEDKEIYTELEKLNAKVQQIKDLDPTHEEVRDLLDGLRMVMKGRTF; the protein is encoded by the coding sequence TTGAAAATTCTGATAGCTGAAGACGAAAATGATATTGCTATTCCATACAGAATTGCACTGGAAAAGAGGAGTCATGACGTTGTTATGACAAGTAACGGTGAAGATTGTCTCATGACATACTATGAGGCGTTAAGAAGGGTATCCAAAAGGAACAGCTCTCCTTTCGATGTTGTCGTACTAGATTATAGGATGCCAAAGATGGATGGCATGGAAGTAGCAAAAGCAATTCTAAGGGTGAATCCGCATCAGAGGATAATATTCGCATCTGCATATGTAAAGGATACCCTTGTGGATTCTGTCAAACAGCTAAAACAAGTGGTGGAACTAATTCAAAAACCATTTGAATTAGACGCTCTCATAAATACAATAGAAGATAAGGAAATTTACACAGAATTAGAAAAACTTAATGCGAAAGTTCAACAGATCAAAGATCTCGATCCTACCCATGAAGAGGTGAGGGACTTGCTCGACGGTCTACGAATGGTAATGAAGGGTAGAACCTTCTAG
- the purE gene encoding 5-(carboxyamino)imidazole ribonucleotide mutase gives MDKPLVGIVMGSDSDLVIMKDAAEVLESFGIKYELTIVSAHRTPRRMMRYAKNARARGIKVIIAGAGGAAHLPGMIASVTNLPVIGVPIKTRSLNGLDSLLSMAQMPPGVPVATVAINGAKNAGILACEILGIKHDSIAQKVANYKVNMRKEVEKKSSKLVSKGFRKYLKNL, from the coding sequence ATGGATAAACCGCTAGTCGGCATCGTAATGGGAAGCGATTCCGATTTAGTAATAATGAAGGATGCGGCTGAGGTGCTGGAATCTTTTGGCATAAAGTACGAATTGACAATTGTTTCGGCGCACAGGACACCAAGAAGAATGATGCGATATGCGAAAAATGCTAGGGCGCGTGGCATAAAGGTAATAATTGCCGGTGCAGGAGGTGCAGCGCATCTCCCTGGGATGATAGCATCTGTAACCAATCTGCCTGTAATAGGTGTGCCTATAAAGACAAGATCACTTAATGGTCTTGATTCATTGCTCTCCATGGCACAGATGCCCCCTGGTGTTCCAGTAGCAACGGTTGCCATCAATGGTGCTAAAAATGCTGGTATACTTGCCTGCGAGATACTAGGCATAAAGCATGACAGCATAGCTCAGAAAGTTGCAAATTATAAGGTAAATATGCGAAAGGAAGTAGAAAAAAAATCAAGCAAACTGGTATCTAAAGGGTTTAGAAAATATTTAAAGAATCTCTAG
- a CDS encoding DoxX family protein, which translates to MLRSKAFLFGSLPIRVMVGIAFMAHGYPKLVDIEGTQRFFGQIGLPTELAVPIGLLEFVGGLVLLVGILTRISSALLIGDMIGAILLVKISRGFVGGAEIDLLLLAGCASFLIAGPGRISIEWDLIKREIIPRGKQLVSHG; encoded by the coding sequence GTGCTACGAAGCAAGGCGTTCCTCTTTGGGTCGTTGCCAATAAGGGTGATGGTTGGTATAGCTTTTATGGCTCACGGCTATCCGAAGTTGGTAGATATAGAAGGAACGCAAAGATTCTTCGGCCAGATAGGTCTTCCTACAGAACTCGCTGTGCCGATAGGATTACTCGAGTTTGTGGGCGGACTAGTACTACTTGTTGGTATTCTAACAAGAATATCATCGGCATTACTAATAGGAGATATGATTGGAGCGATATTGTTGGTAAAAATATCAAGAGGATTTGTTGGTGGCGCTGAAATAGATTTACTGCTCTTGGCCGGATGTGCAAGTTTCTTGATAGCGGGCCCTGGTAGAATCTCTATAGAATGGGATCTTATCAAAAGAGAGATTATTCCACGTGGTAAGCAACTTGTATCACATGGATGA
- a CDS encoding 5-(carboxyamino)imidazole ribonucleotide synthase, with protein MTRIIEHSLEVYVDKADPLDIAKPLRIGIIGGGQLAKMISQVAKRMSLYVAIIDPSPNCPAASVVDKHIVADFKDEDAIRQLGNACDVITYEIELGNSDILSEMEMNGFAIHPSSETLKTIQDKLLQRQTLKDNNIPVPDFVEVRTREDLVRALERFGYQSMLKARFDSYDGRGNFLIDSKEKFEEAVKFVESRRCFLEEYVPFVKEISVMIARNGLGQVVSHPVVENIHKNNILDLTIVPARISEKAREEAKHIADATVRMLKGRGIFGIEMFLTNDDKVLVNEIAPRPHNSGHYSIEACTVSQFEQHVRAILNLPLIEPVLLRPAAMINIIGEDGSDHPYAIRGIRDVLDIPGASLHIYGKTTTRKGRKLGHITVVDADLEQAIQKARKARSLIKIQEMSGING; from the coding sequence TTGACCCGCATAATTGAACACTCACTTGAGGTCTATGTCGATAAGGCTGATCCTCTTGATATAGCCAAACCTCTTAGAATTGGAATAATTGGTGGAGGTCAACTTGCAAAGATGATATCGCAGGTAGCTAAACGCATGTCGTTGTATGTTGCAATAATAGATCCTAGTCCTAACTGCCCCGCTGCTTCTGTTGTTGATAAGCATATAGTAGCTGATTTCAAAGATGAAGATGCTATAAGGCAGCTTGGTAATGCATGTGATGTAATAACATATGAAATCGAGCTAGGCAATTCCGATATTTTGAGTGAGATGGAGATGAATGGTTTTGCCATACACCCATCATCAGAAACGCTCAAAACCATTCAAGACAAGCTCTTACAGAGACAAACCCTGAAGGATAACAATATTCCAGTTCCTGATTTCGTGGAGGTAAGAACAAGAGAAGACCTTGTTCGTGCGTTAGAGAGATTTGGTTACCAATCAATGCTGAAAGCGAGGTTCGATTCGTACGACGGTCGTGGTAACTTTCTGATCGACTCTAAAGAGAAGTTTGAGGAGGCCGTAAAATTCGTTGAGAGTAGAAGATGTTTCTTGGAAGAATATGTTCCATTTGTTAAAGAGATTTCTGTGATGATAGCTAGAAATGGCCTAGGACAGGTGGTTAGTCATCCAGTAGTTGAAAATATCCATAAGAATAACATTCTTGATCTAACAATCGTGCCGGCACGAATAAGCGAAAAGGCTAGAGAAGAAGCTAAGCACATTGCTGATGCAACCGTGCGCATGTTGAAAGGAAGGGGGATATTTGGAATTGAGATGTTCTTGACAAATGATGATAAAGTGCTCGTTAATGAGATTGCTCCAAGACCGCACAATTCTGGACATTACTCAATTGAAGCGTGTACTGTGTCGCAGTTCGAGCAGCATGTAAGAGCCATTCTCAATTTACCATTGATCGAGCCTGTCTTGTTAAGACCCGCTGCAATGATAAACATAATCGGTGAAGATGGTTCTGATCATCCATATGCCATCAGAGGTATTAGAGATGTGCTTGATATACCAGGAGCTTCCTTGCATATCTATGGAAAAACAACTACAAGAAAGGGAAGGAAACTTGGTCATATCACAGTAGTTGATGCTGATCTAGAGCAAGCCATTCAAAAGGCTAGGAAAGCCAGATCATTGATTAAGATCCAGGAAATGAGTGGTATCAATGGATAA
- a CDS encoding DUF99 family protein yields the protein MKRLHIEKKAIRALGIAESFVKSHKQSVLAGVVMRSDMIIDGVIYGSATIKGDDATDTIIAMYEKLDRTDINFVMIGGLIISMYNIIDPRRLWERLKVPVIGITFEESEGLDLHIKRVFPDTWKDKLETYHKLGDRERIRLRTGHDVFVRMEGINIKNARQALNKFVLQGSVPEPVRVARLIARAKLRTA from the coding sequence ATGAAACGACTACATATTGAAAAGAAGGCTATAAGGGCGTTAGGTATTGCGGAAAGTTTTGTCAAATCGCATAAACAATCAGTATTAGCGGGTGTTGTCATGCGAAGCGACATGATCATTGACGGAGTCATATATGGAAGTGCTACTATCAAGGGCGATGATGCAACTGATACTATAATTGCCATGTATGAAAAGCTTGATCGCACAGACATTAACTTTGTAATGATAGGGGGCCTGATAATAAGCATGTACAACATCATTGACCCAAGAAGATTGTGGGAAAGGTTGAAAGTTCCAGTAATTGGTATTACTTTTGAAGAGTCGGAAGGACTCGATTTGCACATAAAACGAGTTTTTCCTGATACGTGGAAGGACAAACTTGAAACTTATCACAAACTTGGTGATAGAGAGAGGATCAGGTTAAGGACTGGTCATGATGTGTTTGTACGCATGGAAGGAATAAACATTAAAAACGCCAGGCAGGCTTTGAATAAATTTGTATTGCAGGGATCTGTTCCTGAACCGGTAAGGGTTGCAAGGCTGATCGCACGTGCAAAACTAAGAACAGCATAA
- a CDS encoding Nre family DNA repair protein: MQIPPELCIECRGTKRLCGLAYCPVMVKMNIQPLRLNLASEIHGSSPPSVFVGRVGYPKVLVGPMLPPILEDTSTYDMPELWQDYKIDDILQFRLSLVRGTTLVDVNDAKKGTGMIETLQELAMADRSVDSDMVLKKDPTKAVHINEHMPPFGPSGQMFKFSVSGNINVDQRIEKAYYDRDLKAGEAVIQLYQKGVPLSRIQKSFSVGSFGSARRMVPTRWSITAVDDITSKSLIEGVKLQQQVGEYLVFVRKVHMNVFVAIIIPGTWSFEWIEAWFPNTTWNLMQYGEPAIMGDNESYWGIDHYAKVGGCYYSARLAVAEMLKNMQRQGTVLMLREIYPGFNIPLGVWFVREQLRAMLRSKPYKCSSMEQALDLARSNLTIPLHKWVAKSKILRDIRCQRRISEYA, translated from the coding sequence TTGCAGATCCCTCCTGAGCTGTGTATAGAATGCAGAGGAACGAAGAGACTTTGTGGTTTAGCTTACTGTCCTGTTATGGTAAAGATGAACATACAACCGTTGAGACTAAATCTTGCATCAGAAATTCACGGCTCAAGTCCTCCAAGTGTATTTGTTGGTAGGGTAGGGTATCCGAAAGTATTGGTTGGGCCTATGCTCCCCCCCATCCTTGAAGACACATCTACATACGACATGCCCGAGCTATGGCAGGATTACAAAATAGATGACATCTTGCAATTTAGACTGTCACTAGTGAGGGGCACTACGCTTGTTGATGTTAACGATGCAAAGAAGGGAACCGGTATGATTGAAACATTACAGGAATTAGCAATGGCTGACAGATCCGTTGATTCGGATATGGTATTGAAGAAAGATCCTACAAAAGCTGTGCATATTAATGAGCATATGCCACCGTTTGGACCCTCCGGTCAGATGTTCAAATTTAGTGTGAGTGGCAACATAAATGTAGATCAGAGAATAGAGAAAGCCTACTATGATAGGGATCTTAAGGCAGGAGAGGCAGTTATACAATTGTATCAGAAAGGTGTTCCTCTGTCTAGGATACAAAAGTCATTCAGTGTAGGTTCCTTTGGCTCTGCAAGAAGGATGGTTCCAACGAGATGGAGTATAACGGCAGTAGATGACATAACCTCAAAATCATTGATTGAAGGAGTCAAACTGCAACAGCAAGTTGGGGAATACCTTGTGTTCGTTAGGAAGGTACACATGAACGTTTTCGTAGCAATAATTATTCCTGGAACGTGGAGTTTTGAGTGGATTGAAGCATGGTTCCCCAACACCACATGGAACCTTATGCAGTATGGAGAGCCTGCTATCATGGGAGACAATGAAAGCTATTGGGGTATAGATCACTATGCTAAGGTTGGAGGTTGCTATTACTCCGCTCGGCTCGCAGTTGCTGAAATGCTGAAGAATATGCAAAGGCAGGGAACCGTTTTGATGTTACGTGAAATCTATCCTGGCTTTAACATACCTCTGGGTGTATGGTTTGTGAGAGAACAGTTGCGTGCTATGCTCAGATCTAAGCCGTATAAATGCAGCAGTATGGAACAGGCACTTGACTTGGCTAGGAGCAACCTTACTATTCCATTGCACAAGTGGGTCGCAAAAAGCAAGATACTGCGAGACATCAGATGTCAAAGAAGGATAAGTGAATATGCATGA
- a CDS encoding HAMP domain-containing sensor histidine kinase, translating to MKIQTALVSAFLAISLVIGIISISGIASIHNTIMDISKHEIPRMQNIMHMKTFLKDASKNIADYVKSDDLQERNEFYANTGAFNTLLNIYSDMNGTSREVELLNKLELEFPIFQQSGNELILIQDSQREQVVQLNLVNDNIVSTIGSLQKNLEPSAQNFTQKLTALIRMENSIREVVSSSQSYLIQQDTVLKERVKKGIDNFERSQKEFLANSLTREENVNTTLIKKYFDTIQSASSDLITLEDKKQAMLERFELSERSIGNIFDELELVINDRINQEQKTAIDTADMALIAVVTSVPSAIVLGLVMSSSISKPIRKLRENLKEMADGNLDIKVKLQGNEEVLALCESINSMVNKLKTHDKLQKEFISIASHELRSPIQPILSFADLANKGHISNEQAWSSVLTQARRLQRLANDILYVTRIESGELTYNMKRVPIDEIIVEAMTAEKANLNEGVSMDAQLNANVEIYADRNRLGQALTNVIGNAVKFTKKGYVRVESRLLPGKSKIEIKVSDTAGGIPEDILPKLFEKFVTKNIGNENQHGTGLGLFISKAIITAHRGEITVYNNNGGATFVIVLPVK from the coding sequence ATGAAAATTCAAACAGCATTGGTCTCTGCATTCCTGGCGATCTCTTTAGTTATAGGAATCATCAGTATTTCAGGCATCGCTTCAATTCATAATACTATTATGGACATTTCAAAACATGAAATTCCAAGAATGCAAAACATTATGCATATGAAGACTTTTCTGAAAGACGCTTCAAAAAATATCGCCGACTACGTCAAGTCCGATGACTTGCAAGAAAGAAATGAGTTTTATGCGAATACTGGAGCGTTTAACACGCTACTTAACATATACAGTGATATGAATGGAACTTCTAGAGAAGTAGAATTGCTCAATAAACTTGAATTGGAATTTCCCATTTTTCAACAATCAGGAAATGAACTTATTCTTATTCAGGATTCTCAAAGGGAACAAGTTGTGCAATTGAATTTGGTTAATGATAATATTGTAAGTACTATTGGTTCATTACAGAAGAATCTAGAGCCTTCTGCACAAAACTTTACACAGAAACTCACTGCATTGATAAGAATGGAAAATTCTATACGCGAGGTCGTATCATCCTCCCAAAGTTACCTTATACAACAAGACACGGTGCTAAAGGAGAGGGTGAAGAAAGGAATAGATAATTTTGAACGTTCACAGAAAGAGTTCTTAGCTAATTCTTTGACACGTGAAGAAAATGTTAATACCACTTTGATAAAGAAGTATTTTGACACTATTCAATCTGCAAGTTCGGATCTCATAACTTTAGAAGATAAGAAACAGGCGATGCTCGAGAGATTTGAACTGTCAGAAAGAAGTATCGGGAATATCTTTGACGAACTTGAGTTAGTTATAAATGACAGAATAAACCAAGAGCAGAAGACGGCGATAGATACTGCAGACATGGCATTGATTGCTGTTGTTACAAGTGTTCCCTCAGCAATAGTACTAGGCTTAGTTATGTCAAGCTCTATCTCTAAACCTATAAGAAAACTTAGAGAAAATCTTAAAGAGATGGCTGACGGAAATTTGGATATAAAGGTCAAGTTGCAGGGAAATGAAGAAGTCTTGGCTCTTTGTGAATCGATCAATTCGATGGTAAATAAACTAAAAACACATGATAAACTACAGAAGGAATTCATAAGTATAGCGTCGCATGAATTGAGAAGCCCTATTCAGCCAATTCTTAGTTTCGCCGACTTGGCAAACAAGGGTCACATATCAAATGAACAAGCATGGAGTTCTGTACTTACGCAGGCACGTAGACTGCAGCGTTTGGCAAACGATATCCTGTACGTTACACGAATAGAAAGCGGTGAGCTAACCTATAATATGAAAAGAGTCCCCATTGATGAGATAATTGTTGAGGCTATGACTGCAGAAAAAGCCAACCTTAATGAGGGTGTATCAATGGATGCTCAGCTAAATGCTAATGTAGAAATTTATGCGGATCGTAATCGTCTTGGTCAGGCACTAACAAACGTTATTGGTAACGCTGTCAAATTCACAAAGAAAGGATATGTTAGGGTCGAATCACGTCTTCTGCCAGGAAAGAGCAAGATAGAGATCAAGGTCAGTGACACTGCTGGAGGCATTCCAGAGGATATACTTCCTAAGCTTTTTGAAAAATTTGTGACAAAAAACATTGGTAATGAAAATCAGCATGGCACAGGTCTGGGACTTTTTATTAGCAAAGCGATCATAACTGCTCATAGGGGGGAAATTACAGTGTATAATAATAATGGCGGTGCCACCTTTGTAATTGTATTGCCAGTTAAATAA